A region from the Halichondria panicea chromosome 11, odHalPani1.1, whole genome shotgun sequence genome encodes:
- the LOC135344130 gene encoding uncharacterized protein LOC135344130, with translation MVWRFVFGLQSKEEKYSNKAVSLGDVLVDQVLFALRDKDILLCHCSFESQDKVVHYKVANRICAKFSSWYGSIRSPQTAHDSVALLHTFNHISHCSVKLNFSGSLNEEQLQKLATILIDRKLQVKKLSLNNCKLTNECLTTFFNKASASFQHLEELSLDGNLITGIPFSPSNNTLTRLSLSKNPLWQSGAQLLESVVCAGSLVKLERLCLSSALTNDRDIIDAKVLATLLQALVTHCPHLDDLDLSKNNIGVPGASAIGEAFVQLATNRKELKLNLSETNLDSEAATVFSDKVLTSLGNVSNPLSCEINLRVDNNPLGHSGLSAIFRMLSNKNCPVTRLDLDHTHAVNQGLIKAISFGEIEFPGKCSKLKRLTFRNNEPSGDTHVACLTMAIKANIFGNLKRMQLSNTLPDNVEENGRLLTELLPSIASHCLNLNDIDLSENNLGVPGASAIGEAFVRLVTNRKELKLNLSETNLDSEAATVFSDKVLSSLGNVSNPLSCEINLRVDNNPLGHSGLSAIFRMLSNENCPVTRLDLDHTHAVNQGLITATDFETLTFPGKCSKLKRISFQNNKPSGDTHVACLTMAIKANIFGNLERMQLSNTLLDNVEENGRLLTELLPSIASHCPNLNDIDLSENNLGVPGASAIGEAFVRLATNRKELELNLSETNLDSEAVKTLSDKVLASLEDVQTFSLVKLS, from the coding sequence ATGGTTTGGAGATTTGTGTTCGGTCTTCAGTCTAAAGAAGAGAAATATAGTAATAAAGCTGTCTCTTTAGGTGATGTGTTAGTTGATCAGGTTTTATTTGCACTACGGGACAAAGATATTTTACTATGCCACTGCTCGTTTGAATCTCAGGATAAAGTTGTACACTATAAAGTGGCCAACAGAATTTGTGCCAAGTTTAGTTCTTGGTATGGATCAATCAGAAGTCCCCAAACTGCTCACGACAGTGTAGCTCTTTTGCACACTTTTAACCATATATCACATTGTTCGGTCAAGCTAAACTTTTCAGGGAGTCTTAATGAGGAACAGCTTCAGAAACTAGCTACTATCCTCATTGACAGAAAGTTGCAAGTAAAAAAATTAAGTCTCAATAACTGCAAGCTCACAAATGAATGTCTCACGACCTTCTTCAACAAGGCATCAGCTTCATTTCAGCATCTCGAGGAACTATCTCTAGATGGGAACCTTATCACAGGTATACCATTTTCACCCAGCAATAACACATTAACTAGGCTTTCATTATCCAAGAATCCACTCTGGCAAAGTGGTGCCCAGTTACTAGAGAGTGTTGTATGCGCAGGTTCACTAGTAAAACTTGAGCGTCTGTGTCTATCTAGTGCACTGACAAATGACAGAGACATTATCGATGCCAAAGTGTTAGCCACACTTCTTCAAGCATTAGTTACACACTGTCCTCATCTGGATGACCTTGATCTCTCTAAGAACAATATTGGTGTACCTGGAGCTAGTGCAATAGGAGAGGCCTTTGTACAACTTGCTACCAATAGGAAGGAGTTAAAGCTGAACTTAAGTGAGACTAATCTCGACAGTGAAGCAGCGACAGTATTTTCTGACAAAGTTTTGACTTCTTTAGGGAATGTGTCAAATCCACTCTCTTGTGAAATCAATTTGCGTGTTGATAACaatccacttggacacagCGGCTTGTCAGCTATCTTTAGAATGCTCTCTAATAAAAACTGTCCAGTAACAAGACTTGATCtggaccacacacatgcagtcaaccAGGGACTAATAAAGGCAATCTCTTTTGGTGAAATTGAATTTCCTGGTAAATGTAGCAAATTGAAAAGGCTAACATTTCGAAACAACGAACCAAGCGGGGACACTCACGTAGCTTGCTTGACAATGGCTATTAAGGCCAACATTTTTGGTAATCTTAAGAGGATGCAACTATCAAATACCCTTCCTGACAATGTTGAGGAGAATGGAAGACTACTGACTGAACTCTTACCATCCATTGCCTCTCACTGTCTTAATCTGAATGACATTGATCTCTCTGAGAACAATCTTGGTGTACCTGGAGCTAGTGCAATAGGAGAGGCCTTTGTAAGACTTGTTACCAATAGGAAGGAGTTGAAGCTGAACTTAAGTGAGACTAATCTCGACAGTGAAGCAGCGACAGTATTTTCTGACAAAGTTTTGTCTTCTTTAGGGAATGTGTCAAATCCACTCTCTTGTGAAATCAATTTGCGTGTTGATAACaatccacttggacacagtggTTTGTCAGCCATCTTTAGAATGCTCTCTAATGAAAACTGTCCAGTAACAAGACTTGATCtggaccacacacatgcagtcaaccAGGGCCTAATAACGGCAACCGATTTTGAAACTCTAACATTTCCTGGTAAATGTAGCAAATTGAAAAGGATTTCATTTCAAAACAACAAACCAAGCGGGGACACTCATGTAGCTTGCTTGACAATGGCTATTAAAGCCAACATTTTTGGTAATCTTGAGAGGATGCAACTATCAAATACCCTCCTTGACAATGTTGAGGAGAATGGAAGACTACTGACTGAACTCTTACCATCCATTGCCTCTCACTGTCCTAATCTGAATGACATTGATCTCTCTGAAAACAATCTTGGTGTACCTGGAGCTAGTGCAATAGGAGAGGCCTTTGTAAGACTTGCTACCAATAGGAAGGAGTTGGAGCTGAACTTAAGTGAGACTAATCTCGACAGCGAAGCAGTAAAAACATTATCTGACAAAGTGTTAGCTTCTTTAGAGGATGTTCAAACCTTCTCTCTTGTGAAATTGAGTTGA
- the LOC135344090 gene encoding uncharacterized protein LOC135344090 isoform X2 — protein sequence MLSNENCPVTEIDLDHTHAVNQGLITATDFETLTFPGKCSKLKRISFQNNKPSGDTHVACLTMAIKANIFGNLERMQLSNTLPDNVEENGRLLTELLPSIASHCPNLNDIDLSENNLGVPGASAIGEAFVRLATNRKELKLNLRKTSLDSKAVKAFSDNVLASLGNMSNPLSCEINLRIDNNPLGHSGLSAIFRMLSNENYPVTRLNLDYTHAVNQGLITTTDFDEIENQTFLGQCNKLKRLSFRNNKQSGDTHVACLTMAIKSNIFGNLERMQLSNTLPDNVEENGRLLTELLPSIASHCPNLNDLDLSENNLGVPGASAIGEAFVRLATNRKELELNLSKTNLDSEAAKTLSDKVLVSLEDVSNLLSCEINLSIDNNPLGHSGLSAIFRMLSNENCPVTRLHLESTIHTSITDLSLNNSLESLNSTTVSLGLRRNLLHGKNMFILADCIQCCLSLEKLDCDKCRITSNDIFTLLSHLKFHDIQLKCLKRWDLQDNSIDDDAVNTLITYLPSVFPCIEDIDLDDNLVSTETVKKLDEFLKERNTTEDEEFDSTSSESTTPDDASDSLPEHTSTDSISEDTDFKATDEDLNALKEDRSPTASQDSTAATDISNLTSQKQQLQNSLSFPSQGLPIETVKRDAEVTNEQLDTTVEETHLSEMSSQSDSIHNDYLMEQGLSSGQQCDVRSHAFVPGTQAADHDVMNAPEVSHTLKEVPNNSLTIEALKRETNITDEQLDTRVEELDLPKLSSYFDNTNDYVEMLGLSPGQQTDVIEEKARTALNRTHAGIKLALKYWLNRVLSEGTFRALLLIIISLDKGDVAIKVAQYLSAKGTI from the exons ATGCTCTCTAATGAAAACTGTCCAGTAACAGAAATTGATCtggaccacacacatgcagtcaaccAGGGCCTAATAACGGCAACCGATTTTGAAACTCTAACATTTCCTGGTAAATGTAGCAAATTGAAAAGGATTTCATTTCAAAACAACAAACCAAGCGGGGACACTCATGTAGCTTGCTTGACAATGGCTATTAAAGCCAACATTTTTGGTAATCTTGAGAGGATGCAACTATCAAATACCCTCCCTGACAATGTTGAGGAGAATGGAAGACTACTGACTGAACTCTTACCATCCATTGCCTCTCACTGTCCTAATCTGAATGACATTGATCTCTCTGAGAACAATCTTGGTGTACCTGGAGCTAGTGCAATAGGAGAGGCCTTTGTAAGACTTGCTACTAATAGGAAGGAGTTAAAACTGAACTTAAGGAAGACTAGTCTCGACAGCAAAGCAGTGAAAGCATTTTCTGATAATGTTTTGGCTTCTTTAGGGAATATGTCAAATCCACTCTCTTGTGAAATCAATTTGCGTATTGATAACAACCCACTTGGACACAGCGGCTTGTCAGCCATCTTTAGAATGCTCTCTAATGAAAACTATCCAGTAACAAGACTTAATCTGgactacacacatgcagtcaaccAAGGCCTAATAACGACAACCGATTTTGATGAAATTGAAAATCAAACATTTCTTGGTCAATGTAACAAATTGAAAAGGCTATCATTTCGAAACAACAAACAAAGCGGGGACACTCATGTAGCTTGCTTGACAATGGCTATTAAATCCAACATTTTCGGTAATCTTGAGAGGATGCAACTATCAAATACCCTCCCTGACAATGTTGAGGAGAATGGAAGACTACTGACTGAACTCTTACCATCCATTGCCTCTCACTGTCCTAATCTGAATGACCTTGATCTCTCTGAGAACAATCTTGGTGTACCTGGAGCTAGTGCAATAGGAGAGGCCTTTGTAAGACTTGCTACTAATAGGAAGGAGTTGGAGCTGAACTTAAGTAAGACTAATCTCGACAGTGAAGCAGCAAAAACATTATCTGACAAAGTGTTGGTTTCTTTAGAAGATGTTTCAAACCTTCTCTCCTGTGAAATTAATTTGAGTATTGATAACaatccacttggacacagtggTTTGTCAGCCATCTTTAGAATGCTCTCTAATGAAAACTGTCCAGTAACAAGACTTCATCTGGAATCAACTATTCACACTTCCATTACTGACCTCAGTTTGAATAATTCTTTAGAATCTCTTAACAGCACTACAGTAAGTCTCGGTCTTCGTCGAAATTTGCTTCATGGCAAGAACATGTTCATACTAGCTGATTGTATTCAGTGCTGCCTGTCACTGGAGAAGCTGGATTGTGATAAGTGTCGAATTACTTCAAACGATATATTTACATTATTGTCACACCTAAAATTCCACGATATTCAACTAAAGTGTTTAAAACGGTGGGACCTTCAAGACAACAGCATCGATGATGACGCAGTGAATACTCTTATTACGTATTTGCCTTCAGTGTTTCCATGCATTGAGGATATTGATCTAGATGATAATCTCGTGAGTACAGAGACAGTGAAGAAACTTGATGAGTTTTTGAAG GAGAGAAACACGACTGAAGATGAGGAGTTTGATTCCACTAGTTCTGAATCAACAACACCTGATGATGCAAGTGACTCTCTGCCAGAG CACACTAGTACTGATTCTATTAGTGAGGATACGGACTTTAAAGCTACTGATGAAGATCTGAATGCACTAAAGGAGGATAGGTCCCCTACAGCTAGTCAGGATTCCACAGCTGCTACTGATATTTCCAATTTAACCAGCCAAAAACAACAGCTACAAA ACTCGTTATCTTTTCCTTCGCAAGGTTTGCCTATTGAAACAGTAAAGAGAGACGCTGAAGTCACTAACGAGCAGCTTGACACAACAGTAGAAGAAACACACCTCTCTGAAATGTCGTCACAATCTGACAGCATCCATAACGACTATCTTATGGAGCAAGGCCTCTCATCTGGACAACAATGTGACGTGAGGAGTCATGCATTCGTACCCGGCACTCAGGCTGCTGATCATGATGTCATGAACGCTCCTGAGGTGTCTCACACACTAAAAGAAGTACCTAATAACA GCCTGACCATTGAAGCACTAAAGAGGGAAACTAATATCACTGACGAGCAGCTTGACACAAGAGTAGAAGAATTAGACCTTCCCAAATTATCTTCATATTTCGACAACACTAATGACTATGTTGAAATGCTGGGGCTCTCACCTGGACAGCAAACTGATGTCATTGAAGAGAAGGCTAGAACAGCATTGAATCGAACACATGCTGGAATAAAGCTGGCTCTGAAATATTGGCTGAATAGAGTTCTTTCAGAGGGTACCTTCAGAGCTCTGCTACTCATTATAATCTCCCTGGACAAAGGAGACGTTGCTATCAAGGTGGCACAGTATTTATCAGCCAAAG GTACTATATAG
- the LOC135344090 gene encoding uncharacterized protein LOC135344090 isoform X3, producing the protein MLSNENCPVTEIDLDHTHAVNQGLITATDFETLTFPGKCSKLKRISFQNNKPSGDTHVACLTMAIKANIFGNLERMQLSNTLPDNVEENGRLLTELLPSIASHCPNLNDIDLSENNLGVPGASAIGEAFVRLATNRKELKLNLRKTSLDSKAVKAFSDNVLASLGNMSNPLSCEINLRIDNNPLGHSGLSAIFRMLSNENYPVTRLNLDYTHAVNQGLITTTDFDEIENQTFLGQCNKLKRLSFRNNKQSGDTHVACLTMAIKSNIFGNLERMQLSNTLPDNVEENGRLLTELLPSIASHCPNLNDLDLSENNLGVPGASAIGEAFVRLATNRKELELNLSKTNLDSEAAKTLSDKVLVSLEDVSNLLSCEINLSIDNNPLGHSGLSAIFRMLSNENCPVTRLHLESTIHTSITDLSLNNSLESLNSTTVSLGLRRNLLHGKNMFILADCIQCCLSLEKLDCDKCRITSNDIFTLLSHLKFHDIQLKCLKRWDLQDNSIDDDAVNTLITYLPSVFPCIEDIDLDDNLVSTETVKKLDEFLKERNTTEDEEFDSTSSESTTPDDASDSLPEHTSTDSISEDTDFKATDEDLNALKEDRSPTASQDSTAATDISNLTSQKQQLQSLPIETVKRDAEVTNEQLDTTVEETHLSEMSSQSDSIHNDYLMEQGLSSGQQCDVRSHAFVPGTQAADHDVMNAPEVSHTLKEVPNNSLTIEALKRETNITDEQLDTRVEELDLPKLSSYFDNTNDYVEMLGLSPGQQTDVIEEKARTALNRTHAGIKLALKYWLNRVLSEGTFRALLLIIISLDKGDVAIKVAQYLSAKGTI; encoded by the exons ATGCTCTCTAATGAAAACTGTCCAGTAACAGAAATTGATCtggaccacacacatgcagtcaaccAGGGCCTAATAACGGCAACCGATTTTGAAACTCTAACATTTCCTGGTAAATGTAGCAAATTGAAAAGGATTTCATTTCAAAACAACAAACCAAGCGGGGACACTCATGTAGCTTGCTTGACAATGGCTATTAAAGCCAACATTTTTGGTAATCTTGAGAGGATGCAACTATCAAATACCCTCCCTGACAATGTTGAGGAGAATGGAAGACTACTGACTGAACTCTTACCATCCATTGCCTCTCACTGTCCTAATCTGAATGACATTGATCTCTCTGAGAACAATCTTGGTGTACCTGGAGCTAGTGCAATAGGAGAGGCCTTTGTAAGACTTGCTACTAATAGGAAGGAGTTAAAACTGAACTTAAGGAAGACTAGTCTCGACAGCAAAGCAGTGAAAGCATTTTCTGATAATGTTTTGGCTTCTTTAGGGAATATGTCAAATCCACTCTCTTGTGAAATCAATTTGCGTATTGATAACAACCCACTTGGACACAGCGGCTTGTCAGCCATCTTTAGAATGCTCTCTAATGAAAACTATCCAGTAACAAGACTTAATCTGgactacacacatgcagtcaaccAAGGCCTAATAACGACAACCGATTTTGATGAAATTGAAAATCAAACATTTCTTGGTCAATGTAACAAATTGAAAAGGCTATCATTTCGAAACAACAAACAAAGCGGGGACACTCATGTAGCTTGCTTGACAATGGCTATTAAATCCAACATTTTCGGTAATCTTGAGAGGATGCAACTATCAAATACCCTCCCTGACAATGTTGAGGAGAATGGAAGACTACTGACTGAACTCTTACCATCCATTGCCTCTCACTGTCCTAATCTGAATGACCTTGATCTCTCTGAGAACAATCTTGGTGTACCTGGAGCTAGTGCAATAGGAGAGGCCTTTGTAAGACTTGCTACTAATAGGAAGGAGTTGGAGCTGAACTTAAGTAAGACTAATCTCGACAGTGAAGCAGCAAAAACATTATCTGACAAAGTGTTGGTTTCTTTAGAAGATGTTTCAAACCTTCTCTCCTGTGAAATTAATTTGAGTATTGATAACaatccacttggacacagtggTTTGTCAGCCATCTTTAGAATGCTCTCTAATGAAAACTGTCCAGTAACAAGACTTCATCTGGAATCAACTATTCACACTTCCATTACTGACCTCAGTTTGAATAATTCTTTAGAATCTCTTAACAGCACTACAGTAAGTCTCGGTCTTCGTCGAAATTTGCTTCATGGCAAGAACATGTTCATACTAGCTGATTGTATTCAGTGCTGCCTGTCACTGGAGAAGCTGGATTGTGATAAGTGTCGAATTACTTCAAACGATATATTTACATTATTGTCACACCTAAAATTCCACGATATTCAACTAAAGTGTTTAAAACGGTGGGACCTTCAAGACAACAGCATCGATGATGACGCAGTGAATACTCTTATTACGTATTTGCCTTCAGTGTTTCCATGCATTGAGGATATTGATCTAGATGATAATCTCGTGAGTACAGAGACAGTGAAGAAACTTGATGAGTTTTTGAAG GAGAGAAACACGACTGAAGATGAGGAGTTTGATTCCACTAGTTCTGAATCAACAACACCTGATGATGCAAGTGACTCTCTGCCAGAG CACACTAGTACTGATTCTATTAGTGAGGATACGGACTTTAAAGCTACTGATGAAGATCTGAATGCACTAAAGGAGGATAGGTCCCCTACAGCTAGTCAGGATTCCACAGCTGCTACTGATATTTCCAATTTAACCAGCCAAAAACAACAGCTACAAA GTTTGCCTATTGAAACAGTAAAGAGAGACGCTGAAGTCACTAACGAGCAGCTTGACACAACAGTAGAAGAAACACACCTCTCTGAAATGTCGTCACAATCTGACAGCATCCATAACGACTATCTTATGGAGCAAGGCCTCTCATCTGGACAACAATGTGACGTGAGGAGTCATGCATTCGTACCCGGCACTCAGGCTGCTGATCATGATGTCATGAACGCTCCTGAGGTGTCTCACACACTAAAAGAAGTACCTAATAACA GCCTGACCATTGAAGCACTAAAGAGGGAAACTAATATCACTGACGAGCAGCTTGACACAAGAGTAGAAGAATTAGACCTTCCCAAATTATCTTCATATTTCGACAACACTAATGACTATGTTGAAATGCTGGGGCTCTCACCTGGACAGCAAACTGATGTCATTGAAGAGAAGGCTAGAACAGCATTGAATCGAACACATGCTGGAATAAAGCTGGCTCTGAAATATTGGCTGAATAGAGTTCTTTCAGAGGGTACCTTCAGAGCTCTGCTACTCATTATAATCTCCCTGGACAAAGGAGACGTTGCTATCAAGGTGGCACAGTATTTATCAGCCAAAG GTACTATATAG
- the LOC135344090 gene encoding uncharacterized protein LOC135344090 isoform X1 produces MLSNENCPVTEIDLDHTHAVNQGLITATDFETLTFPGKCSKLKRISFQNNKPSGDTHVACLTMAIKANIFGNLERMQLSNTLPDNVEENGRLLTELLPSIASHCPNLNDIDLSENNLGVPGASAIGEAFVRLATNRKELKLNLRKTSLDSKAVKAFSDNVLASLGNMSNPLSCEINLRIDNNPLGHSGLSAIFRMLSNENYPVTRLNLDYTHAVNQGLITTTDFDEIENQTFLGQCNKLKRLSFRNNKQSGDTHVACLTMAIKSNIFGNLERMQLSNTLPDNVEENGRLLTELLPSIASHCPNLNDLDLSENNLGVPGASAIGEAFVRLATNRKELELNLSKTNLDSEAAKTLSDKVLVSLEDVSNLLSCEINLSIDNNPLGHSGLSAIFRMLSNENCPVTRLHLESTIHTSITDLSLNNSLESLNSTTVSLGLRRNLLHGKNMFILADCIQCCLSLEKLDCDKCRITSNDIFTLLSHLKFHDIQLKCLKRWDLQDNSIDDDAVNTLITYLPSVFPCIEDIDLDDNLVSTETVKKLDEFLKERNTTEDEEFDSTSSESTTPDDASDSLPEHTSTDSISEDTDFKATDEDLNALKEDRSPTASQDSTAATDISNLTSQKQQLQTDSLSFPSQGLPIETVKRDAEVTNEQLDTTVEETHLSEMSSQSDSIHNDYLMEQGLSSGQQCDVRSHAFVPGTQAADHDVMNAPEVSHTLKEVPNNSLTIEALKRETNITDEQLDTRVEELDLPKLSSYFDNTNDYVEMLGLSPGQQTDVIEEKARTALNRTHAGIKLALKYWLNRVLSEGTFRALLLIIISLDKGDVAIKVAQYLSAKGTI; encoded by the exons ATGCTCTCTAATGAAAACTGTCCAGTAACAGAAATTGATCtggaccacacacatgcagtcaaccAGGGCCTAATAACGGCAACCGATTTTGAAACTCTAACATTTCCTGGTAAATGTAGCAAATTGAAAAGGATTTCATTTCAAAACAACAAACCAAGCGGGGACACTCATGTAGCTTGCTTGACAATGGCTATTAAAGCCAACATTTTTGGTAATCTTGAGAGGATGCAACTATCAAATACCCTCCCTGACAATGTTGAGGAGAATGGAAGACTACTGACTGAACTCTTACCATCCATTGCCTCTCACTGTCCTAATCTGAATGACATTGATCTCTCTGAGAACAATCTTGGTGTACCTGGAGCTAGTGCAATAGGAGAGGCCTTTGTAAGACTTGCTACTAATAGGAAGGAGTTAAAACTGAACTTAAGGAAGACTAGTCTCGACAGCAAAGCAGTGAAAGCATTTTCTGATAATGTTTTGGCTTCTTTAGGGAATATGTCAAATCCACTCTCTTGTGAAATCAATTTGCGTATTGATAACAACCCACTTGGACACAGCGGCTTGTCAGCCATCTTTAGAATGCTCTCTAATGAAAACTATCCAGTAACAAGACTTAATCTGgactacacacatgcagtcaaccAAGGCCTAATAACGACAACCGATTTTGATGAAATTGAAAATCAAACATTTCTTGGTCAATGTAACAAATTGAAAAGGCTATCATTTCGAAACAACAAACAAAGCGGGGACACTCATGTAGCTTGCTTGACAATGGCTATTAAATCCAACATTTTCGGTAATCTTGAGAGGATGCAACTATCAAATACCCTCCCTGACAATGTTGAGGAGAATGGAAGACTACTGACTGAACTCTTACCATCCATTGCCTCTCACTGTCCTAATCTGAATGACCTTGATCTCTCTGAGAACAATCTTGGTGTACCTGGAGCTAGTGCAATAGGAGAGGCCTTTGTAAGACTTGCTACTAATAGGAAGGAGTTGGAGCTGAACTTAAGTAAGACTAATCTCGACAGTGAAGCAGCAAAAACATTATCTGACAAAGTGTTGGTTTCTTTAGAAGATGTTTCAAACCTTCTCTCCTGTGAAATTAATTTGAGTATTGATAACaatccacttggacacagtggTTTGTCAGCCATCTTTAGAATGCTCTCTAATGAAAACTGTCCAGTAACAAGACTTCATCTGGAATCAACTATTCACACTTCCATTACTGACCTCAGTTTGAATAATTCTTTAGAATCTCTTAACAGCACTACAGTAAGTCTCGGTCTTCGTCGAAATTTGCTTCATGGCAAGAACATGTTCATACTAGCTGATTGTATTCAGTGCTGCCTGTCACTGGAGAAGCTGGATTGTGATAAGTGTCGAATTACTTCAAACGATATATTTACATTATTGTCACACCTAAAATTCCACGATATTCAACTAAAGTGTTTAAAACGGTGGGACCTTCAAGACAACAGCATCGATGATGACGCAGTGAATACTCTTATTACGTATTTGCCTTCAGTGTTTCCATGCATTGAGGATATTGATCTAGATGATAATCTCGTGAGTACAGAGACAGTGAAGAAACTTGATGAGTTTTTGAAG GAGAGAAACACGACTGAAGATGAGGAGTTTGATTCCACTAGTTCTGAATCAACAACACCTGATGATGCAAGTGACTCTCTGCCAGAG CACACTAGTACTGATTCTATTAGTGAGGATACGGACTTTAAAGCTACTGATGAAGATCTGAATGCACTAAAGGAGGATAGGTCCCCTACAGCTAGTCAGGATTCCACAGCTGCTACTGATATTTCCAATTTAACCAGCCAAAAACAACAGCTACAAA cagACTCGTTATCTTTTCCTTCGCAAGGTTTGCCTATTGAAACAGTAAAGAGAGACGCTGAAGTCACTAACGAGCAGCTTGACACAACAGTAGAAGAAACACACCTCTCTGAAATGTCGTCACAATCTGACAGCATCCATAACGACTATCTTATGGAGCAAGGCCTCTCATCTGGACAACAATGTGACGTGAGGAGTCATGCATTCGTACCCGGCACTCAGGCTGCTGATCATGATGTCATGAACGCTCCTGAGGTGTCTCACACACTAAAAGAAGTACCTAATAACA GCCTGACCATTGAAGCACTAAAGAGGGAAACTAATATCACTGACGAGCAGCTTGACACAAGAGTAGAAGAATTAGACCTTCCCAAATTATCTTCATATTTCGACAACACTAATGACTATGTTGAAATGCTGGGGCTCTCACCTGGACAGCAAACTGATGTCATTGAAGAGAAGGCTAGAACAGCATTGAATCGAACACATGCTGGAATAAAGCTGGCTCTGAAATATTGGCTGAATAGAGTTCTTTCAGAGGGTACCTTCAGAGCTCTGCTACTCATTATAATCTCCCTGGACAAAGGAGACGTTGCTATCAAGGTGGCACAGTATTTATCAGCCAAAG GTACTATATAG
- the LOC135344199 gene encoding USP6 N-terminal-like protein — protein MWATMVSQWDRYNHSSTLHRRVNKGIPNSVRGSVWRHVLDIENLRQDGIYEAMKELGRRTSPDVRQIDLDVLRTFRNHIMYRERYGIKQQALFHVLVGYSMYNPSLGYCQGMSSIAAVLLMYLNEEDAFWALVALIGNKKYAMHGLLIPGLPKLLAYCDYHADMRKRLLPKLDRHLNKYHVNASEYSAAWFVKLYLDALPFQLVLRIWDALFFQGESVLAVMSLVVLKMNTRQFLREREDGIRISLQELSRQSFNEDEVIAELQSVTADLSKSRQAIPQVVELVELSELNRQALERAALNSASSGTHDSLVVTGASPDSSAESWV, from the exons ATGTGGGCCACCATGGTCAGTCAGTGGGACAGATACAACCACTCATCAACACTGCACAGAAGGGTCAACAAAG GGATCCCTAACTCAGTGCGTGGGTCAGTGTGGAGACATGTGCTCGATATTGAGAACCTACGACAAGACGGTATCTATGAGGCTATGAAGGAGTTGGGCAGACGCACATCACCTGACGTACGACAGATTGATCTGGACGTGTTGAGGACGTTCAGGAACCACATTATGTACAGGGAACGGTATGGGATCAAGCAGCAGGCCTTGTTCCATGTGCTGGTTGGCTACTCCATGTACAATCCT agcctgGGCTATTGTCAGGGGATGAGCAGTATTGCAGCCGTGCTACTCATGTATCTCAATGAGGAGGATGCATTCTGGGCTCTCGTGGCTTTAATAGGGAACAAGAAGTACGCTATGCATGGTCTACTGATACCAGGGCTGCCCAAACTGTTGGCCTATTGTGACTATCATGCTGACATGAGGAAGAGGCTGTTGCCCAAACTAGACAGGCATCtg AACAAGTATCATGTGAATGCCTCAGAGTACAGTGCTGCTTGGTTTGTGAAGCTCTATCTAGACGCT CTTCCGTTTCAGTTAGTCCTGCGTATATGGGATGCCCTATTCTTCCAGGGAGAGAGTGTCCTCGCTGTCATGTCCCTAGTCGTACTCAAGATGAACACTA gGCAGTTTCTTCGCGAGAGAGAGGATGGTATTCGTATCTCTCTCCAGGAGCTATCTCGTCAGTCCTTCAACGAAGATGAGGTTATCGCTGAGCTACAGAGTGTGACTGCCGACCTCAGCAAGTCTCGACAAGCCATCCCACAAGTGGTGGAGCTGGTGGAACTGTCAGAGCTCAACAGACAAGCGTTGGAGAGAGCTGCTTTGAACTCTGCCTCTAGTGGAACTCATGATAGCTTAGTGGTGACTGGAGCTAGTCCtgattctagtgcagagtcgTGGGTGTGA